The sequence TCGTCCCAGCCGTACACCCGGCGGCCCCGGGCGGCGAGGTGCTCGGCGATGCGGGCGGTGAAACGCGCCTGCTCGGCGGGGTCGCCCGGGCACTCGTCCCCGCCGATGCCGATCAGCTCGGAGCCGAAGACGTCGCAGACGTGGTCCAGCACCTGCCGGCAGAAGTCCAGGGTGGCCGGTTCGTGGTTGAGCACGTGCGGGGAGACCCCCCAGGCGGTACGGACCGGTCCGGTGTACCCGTTGCCGAGGTGCGGGTACGCCGCGATGGCCGCCTGCATGTGGCCCGGCATGTCCACCTCGGGCACCACGGTGACGTGCCGCCGCGCCGCGTATGCGACGATCCGCCGCAGGTCGGCGGTGGTGTAGAAGCCGCCGTGCGGGGTGCCGTCGTAGCGGGCGTGCCGGCGGGCGCCGAGCATCGACTCGGACCGCCACGCCCCGACCGAGGTCAGCCGCGGCCAGCCGGGCACCTCGATGCGCCAGCCCTGGTCGTCGGTCAGGTGCAGGTGCAGGACGTTGAGCTTGTGGTACGCGATCAGGTCGATGAACCGCAGCACGTCGGGCACCGGCATGAAGTGGCGGGCCACGTCGAGCAGCACGCCGCGCCAGCGGAACCGGGGCGCGTCCTCGATCCGGCCGCACGGCACCGACGGCTGCAACTGGCGGAGCGTCTGCCGGCCGTAGAAGAGACCGGCTTCCGAGCCGCCGCGCAGGTCGATGCCGCCGGGGGCGCAGTCCAGGACGTACCCCTCGGGGGCCAGCGCCGGATCGATCCGGGCGTGCACCCCGGCGTGCGGGGCGACCGAGCCGGGCGACGGGCGTACCGAGACGGGCCGGGGGATCACTCCGGCACCGCGAGGCGTGTTGTCATCGGCGCTCCGCACGAATCAGGTTCGTTAATAGTTCGTTTTGGTGCTCCCCTAGCCTGCGGCCCGATCAGCCCCCCGTCAACCGTCAGCCCCCGGTCCGAGGCGAGAAACCGGACGGCGACTTGACCTCGGCCGGACGTTCCCGCACGCTACGACGGCGAATAACGAACCATTTTGGGAACGACGGCGGGGGCAGAGATGATCGGGCTGGTGGTGCACGCCGCCCACCGCGCGCGCTTCGCCGACGCGGCGCGCACGCTGACCGGCGTCACGTTCGCCTGGGCGGTCTACGAGCACGAGCACGAGATCCGCGACCGGGTCGCGTCCCTGCTGCGCGAGCACCGGCCGGACGGGCTGCTGCTCGGCCTGGTGCCGTACGCCCGCTCCCGCGACCTGATCCCGGACGGCCTGCCGGTCCGCGTCACCCGCTCGGCCGCCCTGGACCTCGCGCTGGCCTGGGCGCGCGCCCGCGGCAACGGCTGGCCGGCCACCCCGGTCAGCATCGACACCTTCGCGAGCGAGACGGTCGACGAGGTCGCCGCCGCGCTGGATCTGGACCGCACCGCGATCGCGTCCCTGCCGTTCGAGCCGGACCAGCCGGTCGCCGACGTGGTCGCGTTCCACCGCGAGCACCTGGAGCGCACCGGCGCGCCGTACGTGATCAGCGGCCGGATGGGTGTCGCCGCCGCGCTGGACGGCCGGACCGCCGTGCTGCACGCCCTGGCCACCCCCGGCACCATCCGCGCCGACCTGCACGAACTTGCCCTGCGGATCCGCAACAAGCGGGCCGACGCTCAGCGCTTCGCGGCCGGGCTGTTCCTGGTCGCCGGGCCGCCGCACACCGGCCCGGACCGGGCGCGCGCCGGGCTGCAGCACCTGCTGGGCGACACGCCCGAGTTCGCCGACGCCTGGATCGACCGCCGCGGAGCCCGCGGGGTGCTGGTCCTCGCGCCCGCGTCACTGTTCGAGGCGGTCACCCGCCAGTGGGTGGGGCTGCCGGTACTCGCCGAGGCCCGCGACACGCTCGGGGTACGCGTGGTCGCCGGTTTCGGCATCGGCGGGTCGGCGCGGCTCAGCGTCACCCTGGCCGAGCGTGCCGCGGCCCGCGCCGAGCAGGACGCCGAGCCGGGCGCCTACCTGTTCACCGGCGACGGGATGACGATCGGGCCGATGGGCGTCTCCGCCGTACCGCTCACCTACACCTACCGCGAGCACGGCGGACTGGAGGAGCTGGCCGGCCGGGCCGGGCTCAGCGCCGCCACGCTCTCCCGGCTCGCCGCCGTCGAGCGCGGGCTGGACGGCCGCCCGCTCTCCCCCGGCGAACTGGCGCGCACGCTGGGCATCACCGATCCCAGCGGTCGGCGGCTGATCCGCAAACTGACCGGCGCGGGCCTGGTCGCCGAGACCGGCAGCGCGCAGGAGCACCGCAAGGGCCGCCCGTCCCGGCTCTACCGGCTCGCGATCACGCGGGCGCTGGAGGCCGGCCGGTGACCTGGGACCTGCTGCTGGCCGGGGGCGAGCCGTACGACGTGGCGGTGCGCGACGGCCGGATCGCCGCGACCGGCCCGGGCCTGCCGCGGGACGCCACCCGGGTCGTCGACGTCTCCGGCTGCCTGGTCACCCCCGGCCTGATCGACCTGCACACCCATGTCGGGCCGGGCTACTGGGGCATCGACCCGGACCCGGTCGCCTGGTACTGCGGCGTCACCACCTGGGTGGACGCCGGGTCGGCGGGGGCCTACACGGTGGCCGGGCTGCGCCGGGTGGCGCAGAGCGCGGCGGTGCGGGTGCACGCGCTGCTGAACATCTCCGCGGTGGGACTGGCCGGGCGTACCGGGGAGAGCCGGGACCTGGCCAACTGCGACGTGCCGCTGGCGATCGACGCCATCCAGGCCAACCGCGACCTGTTCCACGGGGTCAAGGTGCGCATCGACCGTGAGACGGTCGGCGCCAACGGCGTCGAGCCGCTGCGCCGCGGCCTGGCCGTGGCACAGGCGTGCGGGGTGCCGGTCATGGTCCACATCGGCGCCGCGCCGCCGGCCCTCGACGAGGTGCTCGATCTGCTGCGCCCCGGCGACATCGTGACGCACTGCGCCAGCGGCATCGCCGCGCCGCTGGGCCCGGCGGTGCGGGCCGCGGCCGGACGGGGCGTGCTGCTGGATATCGGGCACGGGTCCGGCGGCTTCGCCTTCGACGTGCTGGAGGCTCAGCTGGCGGCGGGGCTGCGACCCTTCACGGTCTCCACCGATCTGCACGCCCGGTCGGTGCACGGGCCGGTCTTCGACCTGCCCACCACGATCGCCAAGCTGCTCGCCGCCGGCGTCGCGCTGAGCGAGGCGCTCGCCGCGGCGACCGCGAACCCGGCCCGCGCGCTGGGCCTGCCGGGCGGGTCGCTCACCGTCGGCGGCCCGGCCGACATCGCCGTCTTCGAGGTACGCGAGCAGCCCCTGCCCGTGGTCGACGCCCACCGCCAGGTGCGGGTCTCCCCCCTGCGCCTGGTGAATCGGGCGACGTACGTGGCCGGCCGGCCCCTGCCGCCGCGACTGCCCGCCCCACCGGCCCCGTGGGTCCCGCTCACCGACGCGCAGCGCACCGCCCTGGACGAGCGGGCCCGCCATCTCCGAGACCTGCTGTCCACCCCGCTGGTCGGGGTGGACGGGCTGGCCGAACAGTTCCCGCGACACCAACCGAGGAGTTCCTGATGCCCAAGCGCGCTGTGATGACCGACAAGGCGGCGCCGGCCGGTGGCCCATACTCGCACGCGGTCGTGGCCGGCGACACCGTCTACCTGGCGGGCGCCATCCCGGCCCGGCCCGACGGCACCCGGGTGACCGGCAGCTTCGCCGAGCAGGCGCACGCCGCGTTCGCCAACCTGGCGGCCGTCGCCGAGGCGGCCGGGGCCAGCCTGGACGACGCCGTACGGGTCGGGGTGTACCTGCGCGACTTCGGGGACTTCGAGGAGATGAACGAGATCTACCAGCAGTACATCCGGGGCGAGCACCGGCCGGTGCGGACCACCCTGCCGGTGCCGCTGGTCGGCTTCGACATCGAGATCGACGCGGTTCTCTACATCGGAGAGTGACCCCGGGATAGCCGGTGACTCTCCTGGGTAGAGGAACCTCCATGCCTAACCCCGGAGAGTTGCTCGGTGGACGGTACCGGCTCGACGACCGGATCGCGGCGGGTGGCATGGGTGAGGTCTGGGCCGCCACCGACACCGTGCTCAGCCGCCCGGTCGCGGTGAAGACGCTGCTGGGCGGCCACGGGACCGACCCCGGCTTCCGGACCCGGTTCCGGCACGAGGCCCAGGCGATGGCCGCGCTGCGGCACCCGGGTGTCGTGGCCGTGTACGACTTCGGCGACACCGGCGACGACGACGCCTACCTGGTCATGGCCCGGGTCGGCGGGCAGCCGCTGAACCGGCTGCTCGCCGACCGCGGCCACCTCTCGGTGGCCGAGACGATGTCGATCGTGGCACAGGCCGCACACGCCCTGCACGCCGCGCACGAGGCCGGGATCGTGCACCGCGACGTCAAGCCCGGCAATCTGATCATCGAGCCCGACGGCACCGTGGTGCTGGTCGACTTCGGGGTGGCCCGGTCGGCGAACTCGGTGACCCTGACCGGCGCCCGCGAGGTGGTCGGCACCGCCCTGTACATCGCGCCCGAGCAGGTGTCCAAGCGGGCCACCGGACCGGCCGCGGACATCTACGCGCTGGGCGCCGTGGCCTACCACTGCCTGGCCGGGCGGCCGCCGTTCCTGGGCGACAACCCGCTGGTGATCGCACTGCAGCACGTCACCGACGAGCCGCCGTCGCTGCCCCGGGAGGTGCCGCGTCCGGTCCGGGACCTGATCGGCATCGCGCTCGCCAAGGATCCGGCCGAACGCTACCCGTCCGCCGCGGCGCTGGCCGCGGCGGCGGAGGCGGCGGCCGGCACCGCGGCCGGCGACACCCTGGCGGCGACCGGCGTCCTGGCCGACCCGGCGGTCACGGCCGGCGCCGGCGCGCCGGACCGGGCGGCCGGCGCGGCCGACCCGCAAGCGGCGACCCGGCCGGTGCCGGCCGGCGCCGCGGCGGCGTTCGCCGGTCGCGCCCTGGTCGGTGGCCCGCGGTATCCCGATCCCGGTCCGGCGCGCGACGGCCACACCATGGCCGGCGCGACGGCGGCGGCGCTCGGCACGGCCATCGCGACGGTCGTCGGCGCGGACCGCGCCGACGACCGGCCGGCCGGCGCGCCGCCCGGGTCGGCCGGCGCGCCGGAGCGGGGCCGCCGGCGCGCCCTGGCCGCGGCGGCGGCCGTCCTGCTCCTGCTCGGGTTGAGTGCGGCGATCGCTCTCGCCGACCCGTTCCACCTGTTCGACGGCGGGCCGCAGGGTACGCCGCCGGGCGCCGGCACCCCGTCCCCGGCCGTCTCGGCCAGCCCGGAACCGGCCACCTCCCGGCGGCGCGAGCAGGGCGGTGGGCCGGCCGAGCGGACGCGCGGCCCGGCCGCCACCGCGCCCGGCGCCGCGACGACCGGCGCGACCGGCACGAGCGGCACGACCCGGCCCACCACGACGGCGCCGGCCGGGACCGCGGCCACCACCACCGCGCCTGCGCCGACGACGGCGGCCCCGACGCCGACCACCGGCGGCGAGGACGGCGGGAACGAGAACGACGGCGGGAACGAGGGCGACGGCGGGGACGAGAACGACGACAGCGGGCCGGGCGGCGGCGACGAGGGCGGGAACAGCGGTCCCGGCGGGGGCGCGGGCTGACCGCCTCGCGCCCCGGGATCGCGGCGTGCTGCCGGGTAACGGCGGCCACGCCCGCGGGTGACGGGCCGGACGCCTGTCGCGTTCGGCACACCGCCCGGCCTCCACCCCCGTCTGGCCGGCCTGACCTGCGCGAACGTCGTGCTCGCCGATTCGCGGGCAGAGGCCGCACAGGATTCACCACGGA is a genomic window of Actinoplanes teichomyceticus ATCC 31121 containing:
- a CDS encoding beta-N-acetylhexosaminidase, with the translated sequence MIPRPVSVRPSPGSVAPHAGVHARIDPALAPEGYVLDCAPGGIDLRGGSEAGLFYGRQTLRQLQPSVPCGRIEDAPRFRWRGVLLDVARHFMPVPDVLRFIDLIAYHKLNVLHLHLTDDQGWRIEVPGWPRLTSVGAWRSESMLGARRHARYDGTPHGGFYTTADLRRIVAYAARRHVTVVPEVDMPGHMQAAIAAYPHLGNGYTGPVRTAWGVSPHVLNHEPATLDFCRQVLDHVCDVFGSELIGIGGDECPGDPAEQARFTARIAEHLAARGRRVYGWDEILAGGAPPGAVIAAWRGPEPAEAAIRAGHQVVCCPDVQLYLDYRQSDDPGEPTPVGTRLTWADVYGFEPPDHPLVLGAQANIWTEHMESLRRVEYMAFPRLCAFAEVVWGPAERDLADFTARLPAHLARLDALGVNYRPLTGPRPGDARAHAPGHPRTLADRLAELREMIANR
- a CDS encoding serine/threonine-protein kinase, whose translation is MPNPGELLGGRYRLDDRIAAGGMGEVWAATDTVLSRPVAVKTLLGGHGTDPGFRTRFRHEAQAMAALRHPGVVAVYDFGDTGDDDAYLVMARVGGQPLNRLLADRGHLSVAETMSIVAQAAHALHAAHEAGIVHRDVKPGNLIIEPDGTVVLVDFGVARSANSVTLTGAREVVGTALYIAPEQVSKRATGPAADIYALGAVAYHCLAGRPPFLGDNPLVIALQHVTDEPPSLPREVPRPVRDLIGIALAKDPAERYPSAAALAAAAEAAAGTAAGDTLAATGVLADPAVTAGAGAPDRAAGAADPQAATRPVPAGAAAAFAGRALVGGPRYPDPGPARDGHTMAGATAAALGTAIATVVGADRADDRPAGAPPGSAGAPERGRRRALAAAAAVLLLLGLSAAIALADPFHLFDGGPQGTPPGAGTPSPAVSASPEPATSRRREQGGGPAERTRGPAATAPGAATTGATGTSGTTRPTTTAPAGTAATTTAPAPTTAAPTPTTGGEDGGNENDGGNEGDGGDENDDSGPGGGDEGGNSGPGGGAG
- a CDS encoding RidA family protein codes for the protein MPKRAVMTDKAAPAGGPYSHAVVAGDTVYLAGAIPARPDGTRVTGSFAEQAHAAFANLAAVAEAAGASLDDAVRVGVYLRDFGDFEEMNEIYQQYIRGEHRPVRTTLPVPLVGFDIEIDAVLYIGE
- a CDS encoding amidohydrolase/deacetylase family metallohydrolase, with amino-acid sequence MTWDLLLAGGEPYDVAVRDGRIAATGPGLPRDATRVVDVSGCLVTPGLIDLHTHVGPGYWGIDPDPVAWYCGVTTWVDAGSAGAYTVAGLRRVAQSAAVRVHALLNISAVGLAGRTGESRDLANCDVPLAIDAIQANRDLFHGVKVRIDRETVGANGVEPLRRGLAVAQACGVPVMVHIGAAPPALDEVLDLLRPGDIVTHCASGIAAPLGPAVRAAAGRGVLLDIGHGSGGFAFDVLEAQLAAGLRPFTVSTDLHARSVHGPVFDLPTTIAKLLAAGVALSEALAAATANPARALGLPGGSLTVGGPADIAVFEVREQPLPVVDAHRQVRVSPLRLVNRATYVAGRPLPPRLPAPPAPWVPLTDAQRTALDERARHLRDLLSTPLVGVDGLAEQFPRHQPRSS
- a CDS encoding helix-turn-helix domain-containing protein yields the protein MIGLVVHAAHRARFADAARTLTGVTFAWAVYEHEHEIRDRVASLLREHRPDGLLLGLVPYARSRDLIPDGLPVRVTRSAALDLALAWARARGNGWPATPVSIDTFASETVDEVAAALDLDRTAIASLPFEPDQPVADVVAFHREHLERTGAPYVISGRMGVAAALDGRTAVLHALATPGTIRADLHELALRIRNKRADAQRFAAGLFLVAGPPHTGPDRARAGLQHLLGDTPEFADAWIDRRGARGVLVLAPASLFEAVTRQWVGLPVLAEARDTLGVRVVAGFGIGGSARLSVTLAERAAARAEQDAEPGAYLFTGDGMTIGPMGVSAVPLTYTYREHGGLEELAGRAGLSAATLSRLAAVERGLDGRPLSPGELARTLGITDPSGRRLIRKLTGAGLVAETGSAQEHRKGRPSRLYRLAITRALEAGR